One segment of bacterium DNA contains the following:
- a CDS encoding ATP-binding protein encodes MNKNEIVRILSDWNFWEKDIETGINRDSYINKLMEFINTGLITVITGARRSGKSFIMRQVAKRLINNGVNKNEILIINFEDPRFTKLDVEVLQRIFETYLEFLNPKGKPYIFLDEVQGVAGWEKWVRTTRELQKAKIVISGSNAKLLSRELSSLLTGMHLDLTVYPLSFKENLLFNNLQLKDKLATINKQNEIKALLRNYIEFGSFPEVVLHQQKKEILLRYYEDVLNKDLIKRFNIRKKEAIKSLAKYYLTNISNLITFNSIEKYLNLSADTIEKFSLYFEDAYILFFLKRFSFKVKEQDKSPKKVYCIDTGLANTIGFRLSENLGRLLENITFLRLKEKIRETPELEIFYWKDTHHREVDFVLKEKLKTKQLIQVCFNIYDEKTKQREIRALIKAMDEFGLKESLVITEDDEFEEKIESKKIKFLPLWQWLLSEKGW; translated from the coding sequence ATAAGCTAATGGAATTTATAAATACTGGGCTTATTACGGTCATCACCGGTGCAAGAAGAAGTGGCAAGTCATTCATTATGAGACAGGTGGCTAAAAGATTGATAAATAATGGGGTCAATAAGAATGAAATTCTTATCATAAATTTTGAAGACCCAAGATTTACTAAATTGGATGTAGAAGTCTTGCAAAGGATTTTTGAAACATATCTGGAATTTTTGAACCCAAAAGGGAAACCCTATATCTTTCTTGATGAGGTTCAGGGGGTTGCTGGATGGGAAAAATGGGTCAGAACCACACGGGAATTACAAAAAGCTAAAATTGTTATTTCCGGTTCAAACGCAAAATTATTAAGTCGTGAACTTTCCAGTTTATTGACCGGAATGCACCTTGATTTGACTGTATATCCACTTTCCTTTAAGGAAAATTTGCTTTTTAACAATTTGCAATTAAAAGATAAACTTGCTACGATAAATAAACAGAACGAAATCAAAGCTTTGTTAAGAAATTATATTGAATTTGGCTCATTCCCGGAGGTTGTTTTACACCAGCAGAAAAAAGAGATATTACTGAGGTATTATGAGGATGTGTTAAATAAAGACTTGATAAAAAGATTCAATATCAGAAAAAAAGAGGCAATAAAAAGTTTAGCCAAATATTACCTCACCAATATATCAAATTTGATAACCTTTAACTCTATTGAAAAATATTTAAATCTCTCTGCTGATACTATAGAAAAATTTTCTCTCTATTTTGAAGATGCCTATATTTTATTTTTTCTGAAGAGGTTTTCTTTTAAGGTAAAGGAACAGGATAAAAGTCCCAAAAAGGTCTACTGCATAGATACAGGGTTAGCAAATACAATAGGTTTCAGGTTAAGCGAAAATTTAGGCAGATTATTAGAGAATATAACCTTCTTGAGATTGAAAGAAAAGATAAGAGAAACACCAGAGTTAGAAATCTTTTATTGGAAAGACACTCATCACAGAGAAGTGGATTTTGTTTTGAAAGAAAAACTAAAGACAAAGCAACTTATTCAGGTCTGCTTCAATATTTACGATGAGAAGACTAAACAGAGAGAAATCAGAGCACTCATTAAGGCAATGGATGAATTTGGTCTTAAAGAAAGCCTGGTTATTACCGAAGATGATGAATTTGAAGAAAAGATAGAGAGTAAAAAAATTAAATTTTTACCATTATGGCAATGGCTGTTATCCGAAAAAGGGTGGTGA